The Argentina anserina chromosome 3, drPotAnse1.1, whole genome shotgun sequence genome includes a region encoding these proteins:
- the LOC126789460 gene encoding phosphoinositide phospholipase C 4-like, giving the protein MGSYRMCVCFTRKFRITEAEPPSDVSEYFAKYAEGGTHMTAEQLRSFLEEVQGYGGASISDAERIVEQVLQKRHHHIAKLITRRKLTLEDFHHYLFSADLNPPIENQVHQDMTAPLSHYYIYTGHNSYLTGNQLSSDCSHVPIIQALKRGVRVIELDLWPNSAKDDVNVLHGRTLTTPVELVKCLKSIKEHAFTDSPYPVVITLEDHLTTDLQAKVAKLLMKTFKDVLFIPDSECFKKLPSPEELKYKIIISTKPPKEYLEDKSVNDKAENLHKRKDSDEDEWGNEPSELKEEHEDVDMSESEASEQSQDYEDNNKSSREEEPALYKRLIAIHAGKPKGGLKEALKVEVDKVRRLSLSEQALEKAAESHGTDVVRFTQKNILRVYPKGTRFNSSNYKPLIGWMHGAQMVAFNMQGYGKSLWLMHGMFRANGGCGYVKKPDFVMNDKQIFDPKEKLPVKKTLKVKVYLGDGWHLDFKHTHFDLYSPPDFYTRVGIAGVPADEVMKKTKKKEDDWTPVWGEEFTFPLRVPELALLRIEVHEYDMSEKDDFGGQTCLPISELRQGIRAVPLFNRKGEKYNSVRLLMRFEFT; this is encoded by the exons ATGGGGAGTTACCGGATGTGCGTGTGCTTCACTCGCAAGTTCAGGATCACAGAAGCCGAGCCACCTTCCGACGTCTCGGAATACTTCGCCAAGTACGCCGAGGGGGGGACCCACATGACCGCCGAGCAGCTGAGGAGCTTCCTGGAGGAAGTACAGGGCTACGGCGGCGCGTCGATTTCGGACGCCGAGCGGATCGTGGAGCAGGTGCTGCAGAAGAGGCACCACCACATTGCCAAGTTGATAACGAGACGCAAGCTCACTCTTGAAGACTTCCACCATTACTTGTTTTCCGCGGATCTCAACCCTCCCATCGAAAACCAG GTTCATCAGGATATGACAGCTCCTTTGTCTCATTACTACATATATACCGGACACAATTCATATTTGACTGGAAATCAACTCAGTAGTGATTGCAGTCATGTTCCAATCATCCAGGCACTGAAGAGAGGTGTGAGAGTGATAGAGCTTGATCTGTGGCCTAATTCGGCAAAGGATGATGTGAATGTTCTTCATGGAAG GACCTTGACAACCCCAGTCGAACTTGTTAAATGCTTGAAGTCAATTAAAGAGCATGCTTTTACGGATTCTCCATACCCTGTTGTCATAACTCTTGAAGACCACCTTACCACCGATCTCCAAGCTAAAGTAGCCAAG CTGCTCATGAAGACATTCAAGGATGTGTTGTTCATTCCAGATTCTGAATGTTTCAAAAAATTACCTTCACCAGAAGAACTGAAGTATAAAATTATCATATCTACCAAACCTCCTAAGGAGTATCTTGAGGATAAAAGTGTCAACGACAAGGCTGAGAACTTACACAAACGAAAAGATAGCGATGAAGATGAATGGGGAAATGAGCCTTCAGAGCTTAAAGAAGAACACGAAGATGTTGATATG AGTGAAAGTGAAGCAAGTGAACAAAGTCAGGATTATGAAGATAACAATAAATCAAGTCGTGAAGAAGAACCTGCATTGTACAAACGTCTAATTGCAATCCATGCTGGGAAACCAAAAGGTGGATTAAAGGAGGCACTTAAAGTTGAAGTTGATAAAGTTAGACGCCTTAGTTTGAGCGAACAAGCACTTGAAAAAGCTGCCGAATCTCATGGAACTGATGTTGTTAG GTTCACTCAGAAGAACATTTTAAGGGTGTATCCAAAAGGAACACGGTTCAACTCCTCCAACTATAAGCCACTTATTGGTTGGATGCATGGTGCCCAGATGGTTGCATTTAATATGCAG GGATATGGTAAATCTCTTTGGCTGATGCATGGAATGTTTAGAGCAAATGGAGGCTGTGGTTATGTGAAAAAACCTGATTTTGTTATGAACGATAAACAGATATTCGATCCTAAAGAAAAATTGCCAGTAAAGAAGACTTTAAAG GTGAAAGTATACTTGGGAGATGGTTGGCATTTGGATTTCAAACATACGCACTTTGATTTATATTCACCACCAGATTTTTACACCAGG GTTGGCATAGCAGGAGTTCCAGCTGATGAGGTAATGAAGAAAACTAAGAAAAAAGAGGACGATTGGACTCCTGTTTGGGGAGAAGAGTTTACATTTCCGCTCAGAGTCCCCGAGTTGGCTCTGCTTAGAATCGAGGTACATGAATATGACATGTCCGAGAAAGATGACTTTGGTGGCCAAACTTGTCTGCCAATCTCTGAATTGAGACAAGGAATTCGTGCAGTCCCGCTCTTCAACCGAAAAGGAGAAAAGTACAACTCAGTGAGGCTTCTCATGCGATTTGAATTCACATGA
- the LOC126786434 gene encoding LOW QUALITY PROTEIN: putative FBD-associated F-box protein At5g56700 (The sequence of the model RefSeq protein was modified relative to this genomic sequence to represent the inferred CDS: inserted 4 bases in 2 codons; substituted 2 bases at 2 genomic stop codons), which produces MDISSQMLNPKRQKVDGVEENXEAEXGIKNLNNLPDVVLQKLLSFLSTKNAIGTTLXKRWEYLWNSIPTXSFFQATLNKRSAIVNAVEIALMLRRGVAIKKFTLCFDVLGDAPRLNHWISALVRLNVEELFLGLYSLKGPLCLPHSLFSSSTLKDLQLDVPLTFKVPTTVCLSNLRSLTLRSLVFFDEYSTQKLFSGCPVLEILSLHNCDWGNLKFVSICAPKFSALSINESDLQISSDSGGCQIMVFGVSLTYFSYAGEFFNEYSIHNSSVYEANITILSYVLYKLLTGLSSLKILTTCSYFFEVVQTNASELLVQMPSFYDVTKSVHNSVRVDLGCKGLLVMLQNCPCLQTLVLRGEVSLSNDNVNNDGAFEPLPPCFSASLKEIEIYAFHGGEDEMYAVKSLLKAATVLEKVRVTFSRSFEGGLEAINDVNRQ; this is translated from the exons ATGGATATAAGTTCTCAAATGCTAAATCCCAAGAGGCAGAAGGTGGATGGTGTAGAAGAGAATTGAGAGGCCgaat GAGGCATAAAGAATTTAAACAATTTACCTGATGTGGTTCTTCAAAAACTTCTCTCCTTTCTTTCAACAAAGAATGCTATCGGAACAACTTT AAAAAGATGGGAATACTTATGGAATTCAATTCCCAC CAGCTTTTTTCAAGCGACTCTTAATAAGAGATCTGCCATTGTGAATGCTGTGGAAATAGCACTCATGCTTCGTCGTGGTGTTGCTATTAAAAAGTTCACTCTTTGCTTTGATGTGTTAGGTGATGCACCTCGTCTTAATCACTGGATATCTGCATTAGTAAGGCTCAATGTTGAAGAGCTTTTCCTTGGCCTGTATAGCTTGAAGGGACCGCTTTGTTTGCCTCATTCCTTGTTTAGTTCCTCAACACTGAAGGACTTACAACTAGATGTGCCTCTTACTTTCAAGGTTCCTACTACTGTTTGTCTATCAAATTTAAGAAGCTTGACACTGAGATCTCTGGTGTTTTTTGATGAATACTCAACTCAGAAACTCTTTTCTGGTTGCCCGGTTCTTGAAATATTGTCTCTGCATAATTGTGATTGGGGGAATCTCAAGTTTGTGAGTATTTGTGCTCCAAAGTTTTCGGCATTGAGTATAAATGAAAGCGATTTGCAAATTTCCAGTGATTCAGGCGGTTGCCAGATTATGGTGTTTGGAGTTAGCCTGACATATTTTTCTTATGCGGGTGAATTTTTCAATGAATATTCCATACATAACTCATCAGTATATGAGGCTAATATTACTATATTA AGTTACGTGTTGTATAAGCTACTTACTGGGCTCTCTAGTTTGAAGATCCTAACTACGTGTTCTTATTTCTTTGAG GTTGTTCAAACTAATGCATCAGAACTTCTTGTCCAGATGCCCTCGTTCTATGATGTAACCAAGTCGGTACATAATTCAGTGCGAGTAGATCTTGGTTGTAAAGGACTATTGGTGATGCTCCAAAACTGTCCCTGTCTTCAAACTCTCGTACTCAGAGGG GAGGTTAGCCTGTCCAACGATAATGTAAATAATGATGGGGCTTTCGAACCACTTCCTCCTTGTTTCTCCGCAAGTCTTAAAGAGATTGAAATCTATGCATTTCATGGAGGCGAGGATGAAATGTATGCAGTGAAGAGTTTGCTCAAGGCTGCAACAGTATTGGAGAAGGTGAGGGTTACTTTCTCTAGATCTTTTGAAGGGGGACTAGAAGCGATAAATGATGTCAACAGACAGTGA
- the LOC126786430 gene encoding phosphoinositide phospholipase C 2-like — protein sequence MSNNKQSFKVCFCFRRIFRLKVAEPPEDVKRMFDMYADNGTISLDDLHSFLIEFQEECEATKEDAQAIFNSLKHLNIFQRKGLHLDAFFRYLFGDLNPPISSKVHHDMNAPLAHYFLFTGHNSYLTGNQLNSDSSVYPIIQALQRGVRVIELDLWPNSKKNGVEVRHGGTLTRPVELIKCLRAIKDNAFTASEYPVVITFEDHLPSDLQAKVAKMVNETFGDMLYVPDSEFLMEFPSPEILRKKVLISTKPPEYHDPQRRKDYGVTDKDSDEDDPDDDEEDTTLQYKQLIAIHAGKPKSGDDMWHIDPMKVRRLSLSEQQLERASKNRGTDIVRFTQRNLLRIYPKGTRLDSSNYDPMLGWSHGAQMVAFNMQGHGKQLHIMEGMFRANGGCGYVKKPEFLLGNSPDNEVFNPGKSFRVRQILKVKVYMGEGWHSDFHRTHFDLYSPPDFFVRVGIAGVPKDTKMHETKPIEDDWVPVWDEEFEFPLSVPELAVLRIEVKEYDNSGNHDFGGQTCLPISELRTGFRAVPLHNKRGIKYKSVKLLMKFGFGSPE from the exons ATGTCCAACAACAAGCAGTCATTCAAGGTCTGCTTCTGTTTCAGAAGAATATTCAGGCTTAAGGTGGCGGAGCCTCCTGAAGATGTCAAGAGAATGTTTGATATGTATGCCGATAATGGCACCATCTCACTCGATGACCTTCACAGCTTTCTGATTGAGTTTCAAGAAGAATGTGAGGCCACCAAGGAAGATGCTCAGGCCATTTTCAACAGTCTCAAGCATCTGAACATTTTCCAAAGAAAAGGCCTCCATCTTGATGCCTTTTTTCGATATCTCTTTGGTGATCTTAACCCTCCAATCTCTTCAAAG GTGCATCATGACATGAACGCTCCATTGGCTCATTATTTTCTATTCACCGGCCATAACTCATACCTGACTGGAAATCAACTCAACAGTGACAGTAGTGTCTACCCAATTATCCAGGCACTGCAACGGGGTGTTCGAGTTATTGAATTAGATTTGTGGCCTAACTCTAAAAAAAATGGCGTTGAGGTTCGTCATGGAGG GACTTTGACTCGTCCGGTTGAACTCATCAAATGCTTGCGGGCTATTAAGGATAATGCTTTTACTGCTTCTGAATATCCTGTTGTTATAACATTTGAAGACCACTTACCTTCAGATCTTCAGGCTAAGGTGGCCAAG ATGGTGAATGAAACATTTGGTGATATGCTCTATGTCCCTGATTCCGAATTTCTGATGGAATTCCCTTCACCTgaaatattaagaaaaaaggtTTTGATTTCAACCAAGCCACCGGAGTATCATGACCCTCAAAGGCGCAAGGACTACGGAGTAACTGATAAG GATAGTGACGAAGATGATCCGGATGACGATGAGGAGGATACAACTCTACAATACAAGCAGTTAATTGCAATTCATGCTGGAAAACCAAAAAGCGGTGATGATATGTGGCATATTGATCCCATGAAAGTCAGACGTCTTAGCTTGAGCGAGCAACAACTCGAACGCGCATCAAAAAATCGTGGAACAGATATTGTCAG ATTTACACAAAGAAATTTGTTAAGGATATATCCCAAGGGTACACGTTTGGATTCATCAAATTATGACCCTATGCTTGGATGGAGCCATGGAGCTCAAATGGTCGCATTCAATATGCAA GGACATGGAAAGCAACTTCATATTATGGAAGGAATGTTTAGAGCTAATGGAGGTTGTGGTTATGTGAAGAAACCTGAATTTTTACTTGGCAACAGTCCAGATAATGAGGTTTTTAATCCTGGGAAATCGTTCCGGGTTAGGCAAATCTTGAAG GTAAAAGTTTACATGGGTGAAGGATGGCATTCAGATTTCCACCGCACACACTTTGATCTTTATTCTCCACCGGACTTTTTTGTGAGG GTTGGAATTGCCGGAGTCCCGAAGGACACAAAAATGCATGAGACTAAACCAATCGAGGACGACTGGGTTCCGGTGTGGGATGAGGAATTCGAGTTCCCATTGAGTGTTCCAGAACTAGCTGTGCTTAGAATTGAAGTTAAAGAGTATGACAATTCCGGAAATCATGACTTTGGTGGCCAAACATGCTTGCCAATATCGGAGCTCAGAACTGGGTTCCGAGCAGTTCCGCTGCATAATAAAAGAGGGATAAAGTATAAATCTGTGAAGCTTCTAATGAAATTTGGGTTTGGAAGTCCGGAGTAA
- the LOC126786427 gene encoding putative serine/threonine-protein kinase-like protein CCR3: MALVYVFIFFTTFFSLLTPNGVVVNGLGLASTTAIVYGTSTICGIVANHRTQFIQCYQNNRTILVQPSVSFEAISGGKTFFCGLRSGGFSLFCWDTSSVSFNPRRIYHSNDVRLTDLTVGDDQVCAREVNSSIVRCWRGGALFHSPGEALKFKSVTSGSGFSCGILMDGSRVLCWGNGIGAEIQRGFENMSMSSLIAGESHACGSRKSGTWVCKGNNDSGQLNVPYGASFFMFSGLALGANFTCAIRQSNGYIVCWGHNVFVGNVSFESIVAGLNFVCGLTRSNLSVICWGPGWSSSGNHVTLGSIIPGPCVQTSCSRCGLYPNSDTLCGGSGNICNSCQAELPVVVPLLPRSPLEQGSSPSIGRNKLLLTFMIVGSIGGFAGFCTIIFCIWIRLCSSWFNSPESEQLISAADRNFGAAVEIQTVPGAPSQHLRSSSSSKHAYKTEEFLLAELSAATKHFSIQNKIGDGSFGIVYRGKLSDGREVAIKRADTSTKTKKFQEKRSAFDSELALLSRLHHKHLVKLVGSCEDKDERLLVYEYMSNGSLHDHLHNKKNVEKNSSIVNSWRTRMRIALDAARGIEYLHTYAVPPIIHRDIKSSNILLDADMTTRVSDFGLSLLGPASDQEIMSSKAVGTVGYIDPEYYILNVLTAKSDVYGFGVVLLELLTGKKAVFNDSEEGTDLIGLVEYSGTRIMAGELQSLLDKRVGQLEPNEVEALQLVAYTAMHCVNLEGKERPGMTDIVANLERAVALSEQEPS; the protein is encoded by the coding sequence ATGGCACTTGTATatgtcttcatcttcttcacaaCCTTCTTCTCTTTGCTGACACCCAACGGTGTAGTTGTCAATGGCCTCGGATTAGCTTCCACCACTGCCATTGTATATGGCACTTCAACTATCTGTGGCATTGTAGCCAACCACCGAACACAGTTTATACAATGCTACCAAAACAACCGGACTATTTTAGTTCAACCCTCTGTCTCGTTTGAAGCAATATCTGGTGGGAAGACCTTCTTTTGTGGTCTCCGGTCCGGTGGCTTTAGCCTTTTCTGCTGGGACACCAGCTCAGTTAGCTTCAATCCTAGACGTATATACCACAGTAATGACGTACGGTTGACTGATCTAACGGTTGGTGATGATCAAGTTTGTGCCAGAGAGGTCAACTCCAGCATAGTCAGGTGCTGGAGAGGAGGGGCTTTGTTTCACTCACCTGGGGAGGCATTGAAGTTCAAGTCAGTCACATCTGGAAGTGGCTTCTCATGTGGGATTTTGATGGATGGAAGCAGAGTCCTCTGTTGGGGTAATGGTATTGGAGCTGAGATTCAAAGAGGGTTTGAGAATATGTCAATGTCGAGCCTAATCGCTGGAGAGTCTCATGCTTGTGGCTCAAGGAAAAGTGGAACTTGGGTCTGCAAAGGGAATAATGATTCCGGGCAATTGAATGTACCTTATGGTGCTtcatttttcatgttttcaGGCCTTGCATTGGGAGCAAATTTTACTTGTGCTATAAGGCAAAGCAATGGTTATATTGTATGCTGGGGTCATAATGtttttgttggaaatgtttcGTTTGAGTCGATTGTTGCAGGTTTGAATTTTGTATGTGGACTAACAAGAAGTAATCTTTCAGTCATTTGTTGGGGACCAGGATGGTCTAGTTCTGGAAATCATGTTACTTTGGGATCGATCATTCCAGGTCCATGCGTACAAACTTCATGCAGTCGCTGTGGTTTGTACCCAAACTCGGATACTCTTTGTGGTGGGTCGGGGAACATATGCAACTCATGCCAGGCTGAGCTTCCAGTTGTAGTGCCTTTGCTCCCAAGAAGTCCACTGGAACAAGGTTCTTCACCATCCATAGGAAGAAATAAGCTTCTGTTGACTTTCATGATAGTTGGATCCATTGGGGGTTTTGCGGGATTTTGCACTATTATTTTCTGCATATGGATTAGACTATGCAGTTCTTGGTTCAACAGTCCGGAGTCTGAGCAACTCATAAGTGCTGCAGACCGCAATTTCGGTGCTGCGGTTGAGATCCAAACTGTTCCTGGTGCTCCCTCACAGCACTTGAGAAGTAGTTCATCATCAAAGCATGCATATAAGACTGAAGAATTTTTACTAGCAGAACTTTCTGCTGCCACTAAGCATTTCTCAATCCAAAACAAGATCGGTGATGGGAGCTTTGGTATTGTATACAGAGGCAAGCTCTCCGATGGTCGCGAAGTGGCCATCAAGAGAGCAGATACTAGTACAAAAACCAAGAAATTCCAGGAGAAAAGAAGTGCATTTGATTCTGAACTAGCATTGCTGTCTCGGCTTCACCACAAGCATCTGGTAAAGCTAGTGGGATCATGTGAAGATAAAGATGAGAGGCTTTTGGTCTACGAGTACATGAGCAACGGTTCACTTCATGATCACTTGCATAACAAGAAGAATGTGGAGAAAAATAGCAGCATTGTGAACTCTTGGAGAACGAGGATGAGAATAGCATTGGATGCTGCAAGGGGgattgagtatcttcacaCTTATGCGGTGCCTCCAATAATTCACCGAGACATCAAGTCTTCTAACATTCTCTTGGATGCAGACATGACAACAAGAGTATCTGATTTCGGGCTGTCATTGTTGGGGCCAGCATCTGATCAAGAAATCATGTCATCAAAGGCGGTTGGGACAGTAGGTTACATTGATCCTGAGTACTATATACTAAACGTTTTGACAGCAAAGAGCGATGTCTATGGCTTTGGAGTGGTATTGTTGGAGCTTTTGACAGGGAAGAAGGCTGTTTTCAATGACAGTGAAGAAGGAACAGACCTAATTGGTTTGGTGGAATATTCAGGGACAAGGATAATGGCAGGagagctgcaaagcttgttgGATAAAAGGGTTGGGCAACTGGAACCAAACGAGGTCGAAGCACTTCAGCTGGTGGCTTATACTGCTATGCATTGTGTCAATTTAGAGGGGAAAGAAAGGCCTGGTATGACTGACATCGTTGCCAATTTGGAGAGAGCAGTTGCTCTTTCTGAACAGGAACCTAGCTAG
- the LOC126787473 gene encoding F-box/LRR-repeat protein At3g26922-like encodes MATSSQIVQYKKQKLGGGEMKRGSKSLRDLPVDVILKILSFLPTKDAIRTTILSTSWESMWTILPSLTFIEWKFEKRDLFMNAVERALMLRGRADIKEFTLSCEVVGDAIRVNTWIYAVVQRNVEVLSLVLPKFIGPISLPRSLFTSTKLKVLLLNLRCIFRVPSTICFTSLRRLTLSSVVFSDYNSAQKLFSGCPVLEEIFLYRCNWENINLVIISAPKLLRFTIDEGDLTYVRGSNGCHIMIAGVTLAYFSYMGQFLDEYLFYNSSAHEAVIFPKSTKRVRQLSERLCKLLVGLPSMKHLTISHTSFEMIQSKTSELLGHMRSFTNLTTLVFGHVVVDLGCKGLSTFLQKCPCLKYLVFCEGIVLYSDDAKDDGMLEPLPPCFLSSLEEIDVLEFCGLEDELRAIKVLLKCARVVKKVNINWRSGMSYLELELMKDLSKRLLNFPKGSKKCQVVCPCPSSVFVSSPILGWPNVNL; translated from the exons ATGGCTACAAGTTCTCAAATAGTACAATATAAAAAGCAGAAGTTAGGTGGAGGAGAGATGAAAAGAGGCAGCAAGAGCTTAAGAGATTTACCGGTTGATGTTATTCTAAAAATTCTCTCCTTCCTTCCAACTAAAGATGCTATCAGGACAACCATTCTGTCAACAAGTTGGGAATCCATGTGGACAATACTTCCTAGTCTCACATTTATTGAATGGAAATTTGAGAAGAGAGATCTCTTCATGAATGCTGTGGAAAGAGCGCTCATGCTTCGTGGCCGTGCTGATATTAAAGAGTTTACTCTTTCGTGTGAAGTGGTGGGGGATGCAATACGTGTCAATACATGGATCTATGCTGTAGTGCAGCGCAATGTTGAAGTTCTTTCTTTGGTGCTGCCCAAGTTCATTGGACCAATCTCTTTGCCACGTTCTTTGTTTACGTCTACGAAACTGAAAGTACTCCTGCTGAATTTGCGCTGTATTTTCAGAGTTCCTTCTACCATTTGTTTCACGAGTCTACGGAGGTTGACTCTTTCATCCGTGGTGTTTTCTGACTACAACTCAGCACAGAAACTGTTTTCTGGTTGCCCAGTTCTTGAGGAAATATTTCTATATCGTTGCAATTGGGAAAATATAAACCTGGTGATTATAAGTGCTCCCAAGCTTTTGAGGTTTACCATAGATGAAGGGGATTTGACATATGTGAGAGGTTCAAATGGTTGTCACATTATGATAGCTGGAGTTACACTTGCATATTTTTCTTACATGGGTCAATTCCTGGATGAATATTTGTTCTATAACTCATCAGCACATGAAGCTGTGATATTTCCTAAGTCAACCAAGAGGGTCAGACAACTTAGTGAACGGTTGTGTAAGCTTCTTGTTGGTCTCCCTAGTATGAAGCACCTAACCATCTCTCATACGTCCTTTGAG ATGATTCAATCTAAAACTTCAGAGCTTCTTGGCCACATGCGCTCGTTCACTAATCTAACCACCCTGGTATTTGGACATGTGGTAGTAGATCTTGGTTGCAAAGGACTATCGACCTTTCTTCAGAAATGTCCTTGTCTTAAGTATCTTGTCTTCTGTGAG GGGATTGTTCTGTACTCAGATGATGCAAAAGATGATGGCATGTTGGAGCCACTGCCtccatgtttcttgagtagtcTTGAGGAGATTGATGTCCTGGAATTCTGTGGACTGGAGGATGAGCTTCGTGCAATAAAGGTTTTGCTGAAATGTGCAAGGGTCGTAAAGAAGGTGAATATCAATTGGCGCAGTGGTATGTCGTACCTGGAACTAGAATTGATGAAGGACCTTAGCAAACGGTTATTAAATTTCCCCAAAGGATCAAAAAAATGCCAAGTTGTTTGTCCGTGCCCTAGTTCAGTTTTCGTTTCTTCTCCAATCTTGGGATGGCCGAATGTTAATCTGTGA
- the LOC126786440 gene encoding uncharacterized protein LOC126786440 yields the protein MKIFRFALRSLNDNVSHRCHQPHSVRTFSTYVPPGSRMDDKQNSNSFESTDDFEARIFSKTPVGDSRTDAFYSKLEQLGKTSDKYVPNFPGGNGSGLNILDGLNESFDTLSDGMDRKLKRSATDFQFDWEEVEKDGYTFRPDANYFHGETYEPHELDLTKPAYRKFPQRYEFEVTTKEVLQKADFRNVRFVANFITEAGVIIKRSQTKISAKAQRKIAREIKTARAFGLMPFTTMGTKSFTFGKTMENLDADFQYDSYDNPTADEDLGY from the exons ATGAAAATTTTTCGATTTGCTCTGAGATCGCTCAACGATAATGTATCACACCGTTGTCATCAGCCACACAGTGTGAGAACTTTTTCCACATATGTACCACCAG GTAGTAGAATGGATGATAAGCAGAATTCTAATTCCTTTGAATCCACTGATGATTTTGAGGCGCGGATTTTCAGTAAAACTCCTGTAGGGGATTCCAGAACAGATGCTTTTTACTCTAAACTTGAGCAGCTCGGGAAGACTAGTGATAAATATGTTCCGAATTTCCCTGGAGGAAATGGAAGTGGTCTCAATATACTTGACGGCTTAAATGAAAGTTTTGACACATTGTCAGATGGAATGGATAGAAAATTGAAGAGATCAGCCACTGACTTTCAATTTGATTGGGAAGAAGTTGAAAAAGATGGATATACCTTCAGACCAGATGCAAATTATTTTCATGGCGAGACTTATGAGCCTCAT GAGCTTGATCTTACTAAGCCTGCATATCGTAAATTTCCACAAAGGTATGAGTTTGAAGTCACTACAAAGGAAGTTCTTCAAAAAGCTGATTTCAGG AATGTGAGGTTCGTTGCAAATTTCATAACTGAAGCTGGAGTTATTATTAAAAGAAGCCAG ACAAAGATTAGCGCCAAGGCCCAGAGAAAGATTGCGAGAGAAATTAAGACAGCTCGAGCTTTTGGTTTAATGCCTTTCACAACTATGGGGACGAAATCATTTACTTTTGGAAAGACTATGGAAAATCTTGATGCAGACTTTCAATATGATAGTTATGATAACCCTACAGCTGATGAGGATCTTGGATACTAA